The following proteins come from a genomic window of Nocardioides albertanoniae:
- the xdhB gene encoding xanthine dehydrogenase molybdopterin binding subunit, with protein sequence MSALSQRPDNPTVGIPLPHESAALHVTGEALYTDDLIGRLQDVLHAWPVQAPHTHARVTSLRTEAAVAIPGVVRVLTADDVPGVNDAGVKHDEPLFPTEVMFHGHAVCWVLGETLEAARLGAAAVEVDYEPLPSLITVQEAIAAQSFQGTPRNLARGDVSAALADAAHVFEGEFEFAGQEHFYLETHASLALVDEGGQVLVHSSTQHPSETQEIVAHVLGVPSHEVTVQCLRMGGAFGGKEMQPHGYAAVAALGATLTGRPVRLRLNRTQDITMSGKRHGFHSTWRVGFDDEGHILGLDATLTADGGWSLDLSEPVLARALCHIDNAYWVPNIRVDGRIARTNKTSQTAFRGFGGPQGMLVMEDLLGRCAHVLGIDPVELRRRNLYQQDQTTPYGQPVRQADRLAACWDQIADSGEVARRRAEIADFNARHPHTKRALAMTPVKFGISFNLTAFNQAGALVHVYKDGSVLINHGGTEMGQGLHTKMLQVAATALGLPLSRVRLAPTRTDKVPNTSATAASSGADLNGAAIKNACEQIRERLAQVAGGRLGISPSDVRFADGVVRGLSPASGEVGWNELVNAAYDQRVQLWAAGFYRTEGLHWDAGAMQGEPFKYFANGVAASEVEVDGFTGAYTLRRVDIVQDVGDSLSPLIDIGQIEGGFVQGAGWLTLEDLRWDTSDGPHRGRLATQAASTYKLPSFSEMPGDFRVRLLEKAHEEGVVYGSKAVGEPPLMLAFSVREALREAAAAFGPGGISVELASPATPEAVYWALEKARTPQVPDAPAEPHAVAAMASGR encoded by the coding sequence ATGAGCGCACTGTCCCAACGCCCCGACAACCCGACCGTCGGGATCCCGCTCCCCCACGAGAGCGCCGCGCTGCACGTCACCGGTGAGGCGCTCTACACCGACGACCTGATCGGTCGGCTCCAGGACGTGCTCCACGCCTGGCCTGTCCAGGCGCCGCACACGCATGCTCGGGTCACCTCGCTGCGCACCGAGGCGGCCGTCGCGATCCCCGGGGTCGTCCGGGTGCTCACCGCCGACGACGTTCCCGGGGTCAACGACGCCGGCGTCAAGCACGACGAGCCTCTCTTCCCGACCGAGGTGATGTTCCACGGACACGCGGTGTGCTGGGTGCTCGGCGAGACGCTCGAGGCCGCCCGGCTGGGCGCCGCCGCGGTCGAGGTCGACTACGAGCCGCTGCCCTCCCTCATCACCGTGCAGGAGGCGATCGCGGCGCAGAGCTTCCAGGGCACCCCGCGCAACCTCGCCCGCGGCGACGTCTCCGCTGCCCTGGCAGATGCCGCGCACGTCTTCGAGGGCGAGTTCGAGTTCGCAGGTCAGGAGCACTTCTACCTCGAGACACATGCCTCGCTCGCTCTCGTCGACGAGGGCGGCCAGGTGCTGGTGCACAGCAGCACCCAGCACCCCTCCGAGACACAGGAGATCGTCGCCCACGTGCTCGGCGTGCCGAGCCACGAGGTCACCGTGCAGTGCCTGCGGATGGGCGGCGCGTTCGGCGGCAAGGAGATGCAGCCGCACGGCTACGCGGCCGTCGCCGCGCTCGGTGCCACCCTCACCGGGCGACCGGTGCGGCTGCGCCTCAACCGCACCCAGGACATCACCATGTCGGGCAAGCGCCACGGCTTCCACAGCACCTGGCGGGTCGGGTTCGACGACGAGGGCCACATCCTCGGCCTCGACGCCACCCTCACCGCCGACGGCGGCTGGAGCCTCGACCTCTCCGAGCCGGTGCTCGCCCGCGCGCTGTGCCACATCGACAACGCCTACTGGGTGCCCAACATCCGCGTCGACGGCCGGATCGCGCGTACGAACAAGACCTCGCAGACCGCCTTCCGAGGCTTCGGCGGACCCCAGGGCATGCTCGTCATGGAAGATCTCCTCGGCCGGTGCGCGCACGTGCTCGGCATCGACCCGGTCGAGCTACGGCGCCGCAACCTCTACCAGCAGGATCAGACCACGCCCTACGGTCAGCCCGTACGCCAGGCCGACCGCCTCGCCGCATGCTGGGACCAGATCGCCGACTCGGGCGAGGTGGCCCGCCGCCGTGCCGAGATCGCCGACTTCAACGCCCGCCACCCCCACACCAAGCGAGCGCTGGCGATGACGCCGGTGAAGTTCGGGATCTCGTTCAACCTCACGGCCTTCAACCAAGCCGGCGCCCTCGTCCACGTCTACAAGGACGGCTCGGTGCTGATCAACCACGGCGGCACCGAGATGGGCCAGGGTCTGCACACCAAGATGCTCCAGGTGGCGGCGACCGCGCTCGGCCTCCCGCTCTCCCGCGTACGCCTCGCACCCACGCGCACCGACAAGGTGCCCAACACCTCGGCGACCGCGGCCAGCTCCGGCGCCGACCTCAACGGAGCCGCGATCAAGAACGCCTGCGAGCAGATCCGCGAGCGGCTCGCGCAGGTCGCAGGCGGCCGGCTCGGGATCAGCCCGAGCGACGTACGTTTCGCGGACGGCGTCGTCCGCGGCCTCTCGCCGGCATCCGGCGAGGTCGGGTGGAACGAGCTGGTCAACGCCGCCTATGACCAGCGGGTGCAGCTGTGGGCGGCCGGCTTCTACCGCACCGAGGGGCTGCACTGGGACGCCGGCGCCATGCAGGGCGAGCCGTTCAAGTATTTCGCCAACGGCGTGGCCGCCTCCGAGGTCGAGGTCGACGGCTTCACCGGCGCCTACACGCTGCGACGCGTCGACATCGTCCAAGACGTCGGCGACAGCCTGAGCCCGCTGATCGACATCGGCCAGATCGAGGGCGGTTTCGTGCAGGGCGCCGGCTGGCTGACCCTGGAAGACCTGCGCTGGGACACCTCCGACGGGCCCCATCGGGGACGGCTCGCGACCCAGGCGGCGAGCACCTACAAGCTGCCGAGCTTCTCCGAGATGCCCGGCGACTTCCGGGTGAGGCTGCTCGAGAAGGCCCACGAGGAGGGCGTCGTCTACGGCTCGAAGGCCGTCGGCGAGCCGCCGCTGATGCTCGCCTTCTCCGTGCGCGAGGCGCTGCGCGAGGCGGCTGCCGCGTTCGGCCCGGGCGGCATCAGCGTCGAGCTGGCCTCCCCGGCGACGCCCGAGGCCGTCTACTGGGCGCTCGAGAAGGCGCGTACGCCCCAGGTGCCCGACGCCCCGGCCGAGCCGCACGCCGTCGCGGCCATGGCGAGCGGGAGGTGA
- a CDS encoding xanthine dehydrogenase small subunit: MSTPSTTEAPTIPCVTVNGEQAPLTDASAHTTALDWLRGRGLTGAKEGCAEGECGACSILVARPGVDAETEWTAVNACLIPVAALDGQEVVTGEGLGSSGDLHPVQRELAVRGGSQCGYCTPGFVCSLAAEFYRPGRTADVADAADAADAEAKRCDHEHGPNGVDLHALSGNLCRCTGYRPIRDAAYALGAPADDDALAARRQAPPPQPRATRLAVDGAEYVRPATLPEALTLLSERPEAQVVAGSTDWGVEVNIRGRRAPLVVAVDRLPELRSLTIGDDVIEIGAALTLTEIERRLAGRVPLLAELFPQFASRLIRNGATLGGNIGTGSPIGDAPPALLALDADVVLASPRGERVVPLADYFTGYRQTVRAADELIRGVRIPVPLAPIVGFHKIAKRRFDDISSVAVAFALEVADGHVVRARIGLGGVAATPLRAVATEQELLGRPWTEETVRSAAAVLAGEGTPMDDHRASAAYRTAMLGQSLLRLFHTHPETQVVPA, from the coding sequence ATGAGCACACCCAGCACCACCGAGGCCCCGACCATCCCTTGTGTCACAGTCAACGGCGAGCAGGCTCCCCTGACCGACGCGTCCGCCCACACCACCGCGCTCGACTGGCTGCGCGGACGCGGCCTGACCGGCGCGAAGGAAGGCTGCGCGGAAGGCGAGTGCGGCGCCTGCTCGATCCTCGTGGCCCGGCCCGGCGTCGACGCCGAGACCGAGTGGACCGCCGTCAACGCCTGCCTGATCCCGGTCGCAGCACTCGACGGCCAGGAGGTCGTCACCGGTGAGGGGCTCGGCTCCAGCGGCGACCTCCATCCGGTGCAGCGCGAGCTGGCCGTACGCGGCGGGTCGCAGTGCGGCTACTGCACGCCCGGCTTCGTCTGCAGCCTGGCCGCGGAGTTCTATCGCCCGGGACGTACGGCTGACGTGGCTGATGCGGCTGATGCGGCTGATGCGGAGGCCAAGCGGTGCGACCACGAGCACGGCCCCAACGGCGTCGACCTGCACGCGCTGAGCGGCAACCTGTGCCGCTGCACCGGCTATCGCCCGATCCGCGACGCGGCCTACGCGCTGGGCGCTCCCGCCGACGACGACGCCCTCGCGGCCCGTCGACAGGCGCCGCCGCCGCAGCCGCGCGCGACCCGGCTGGCCGTCGACGGCGCCGAGTACGTCCGCCCGGCCACTCTCCCCGAGGCCCTCACGCTGCTGAGCGAGCGCCCCGAGGCACAGGTGGTCGCCGGCTCGACCGACTGGGGCGTGGAGGTCAACATCCGCGGCCGCCGCGCACCGCTCGTCGTGGCGGTCGACCGGCTGCCCGAGCTCCGCTCGCTCACGATCGGCGACGACGTGATCGAGATCGGCGCCGCCCTGACCCTGACCGAGATCGAGCGCAGGCTCGCCGGCCGGGTGCCGCTCCTGGCCGAGCTGTTCCCACAGTTCGCCTCCCGCCTGATCCGCAACGGCGCGACCCTCGGGGGCAACATCGGCACCGGCTCGCCGATCGGCGACGCCCCGCCGGCCCTGCTGGCGCTCGACGCCGACGTCGTGCTCGCCTCACCGCGCGGCGAGCGGGTCGTACCGCTGGCCGACTACTTCACCGGCTACCGGCAGACGGTCCGGGCCGCCGACGAGCTGATCCGCGGCGTACGGATCCCGGTGCCGTTGGCTCCGATCGTCGGCTTCCACAAGATCGCCAAGCGCCGCTTCGACGACATCTCCAGCGTGGCCGTCGCGTTCGCGCTCGAGGTCGCCGACGGCCACGTGGTCCGCGCCCGGATCGGCCTGGGCGGGGTAGCCGCCACCCCGCTGCGTGCCGTCGCCACCGAGCAGGAGCTCCTCGGACGGCCCTGGACCGAGGAGACCGTACGCAGCGCCGCCGCCGTCCTCGCCGGCGAAGGCACCCCGATGGACGACCACCGGGCCAGCGCGGCGTACCGGACCGCGATGCTCGGCCAGTCGCTGCTGCGGCTGTTCCACACGCATCCGGAGACCCAGGTGGTGCCGGCATGA